In Dasypus novemcinctus isolate mDasNov1 chromosome 10, mDasNov1.1.hap2, whole genome shotgun sequence, one DNA window encodes the following:
- the MS4A10 gene encoding membrane-spanning 4-domains subfamily A member 10 codes for MEDPEASQCPEPEATAEKATTAEATAAETTSKASADIPSSREEDGDVPSPQPLDQTKPDQTTQLQKGTPPGVLPPNWQQEKSRKRDGLLMVLGAFHVVLALLHLILGGYLASAVKSLHLVALRSGYPFWGAASFLISGTLVITMETFHKSCLKALCLVMNFISFLCVLAGFFVIAKDLFLENPFPSPVWRAYPHPTVHIQRLELVLLCFTFLQCFLSWSTAIMAWKSKHLSAEVRALLGATDP; via the exons ATGGAGGACCCAGAAGCCAG CCAGTGTCCTGAGCCAGAGGCCACGGCAGAAAAAGCCACAACAGCAGAAGCCACAGCAGCAGAAACCACCAGTAAGGCATCAGCAGATATTCCCAGCTCCAGAGAGGAGGATGGGGATGTCCCGTCACCGCAGCCCCTGGACCAAACAAAGCCTGACCAGACCACTCAACTCCAGAAGGGGACTCCACCCGGAGTCCTACCCCCAAACTGGCAGCAGGAGAAGTCCCGGAAGAGGGATGGCCTTCTCATGGTGCTGGGT GCCTTCCACGTGGTCCTCGCTCTGCTGCACTTGATCCTCGGGGGCTACCTGGCCTCTGCCGTCAAGAGCCTGCACCTGGTGGCCCTGAGGTCTGGGTATCCATTCTGGGGGGCTGCCTCT TTCCTCATTTCAGGGACCCTGGTGATAACAATGGAGACATTTCATAAATCTTGTCTG aAAGCACTGTGCCTTGTTATGAACTTCATCAGCTTCTTGTGTGTGCTGGCCGGCTTCTTTGTCATTGCCAAGGATCTCTTTCTGGAGAATCCATTTCCGTCCCCAGTCTGGAGAGCTTACCCCCACCCCACA GTCCACATCCAGAGGCTGGAGCTGgtcctgctgtgcttcaccttccTTCAGTGCTTCCTGTCGTGGTCCACAGCCATCATGGCCTGGAAGAGTAAGCACCTGTCCGCAGAGGTGAGGGCCCTTCTGGGAGCCACTGACCCTTGA